GCTGGACGGTGGACATGGCATAGGCCTGTAGCAGCGCCCGATCGACGTCACTGGTGGCCCGAAAGACCAGACGGCTGTGACGATCGAGAAGAAAGATCTGCGGCGTGCCCCAGTTGTTGAAGGCCTTGTTGACGCGACCATCCCGGTCGAGATACACCGGCAGCGTGAACCGATGATCGGCAATCTGCCGATCGAGCTGGACATCGCGTGTCGCCTGTTCGGCCACCGTGATCACGCGGAAACCGAAGTCTTTGAAACGTGCACCTGCCTGCTGCAACACCGGCAGCGCTTCAATGGCTGGACCGCAGTCTTTCGACCAGAACACGACGACGGTTCCCACCGCACCCTGCTGCTCCGACAGGCGGGTCGTTGCGCCATCGATGCGGGTCAGCGTGAGGTCTTCGATGTGGCGCAGTTGCGCATCTTTCATGACCGTCGTGCCCAGGATGCCACGCGCCTCGTGCAACAGCACACGCCAGGCCGAATCACCGACTTCCGCGCTCAGGCGACGGGTGAGTGAATCGACGACGACCGGTGATGTACCTGGATCGGCCGCCACCCGGGCCCACTGTCGTCTGGCGCCTGACACGTCGCCGAGCTGCTGCAGCACCTGCGCATATGCGCGGAAGGCGGTGGTGTTCCATCCCGCCTCTGCGGCAAGTCGCAACGTGTCGCGTGCGGCCACGAGCTGACCATCGGCCGCCAGTGCCTTGCCCAGGGCGAGCAGAGGCTCGCGCGGAGCCGCCGCCGCGCGACGCAGATACGACGCGCGGTCCTCCCAGAGTCGACGGGTGAGCGCAGAATCCGCATACCAACGGCGCGCCAATTCGCGCAGCCGATCGAGACCAGCCTGACGGGTACGGCGATACTCGAGTGCCCGAACCGCAATGAGGCGTTCGTTGATGAGGCGTTCGGAGCCGACGCGAGGCTGGGCCATTCGCAACCGTTCCGTCCATCGTTCGAATGTGGGCGCGGCCGATTCGATACGCGGCACCAGCTCGAGTGCCGCACCTGCCACCTGCGCATGACGCTTCGGCGGGACGTCGGCCCATTGCGTTTCGAGCGCGGACAATGCCGCCGCCGTATCGGCCGATTTCCACAACGCACGCAGTGTCACGATAAGACGCTCCTGCGCCCCAAGCTCCGAGCGTGGCGCCTCGGCGAGGAGTCGTGTACGCCAGTACTCGCCGAGAGTGGAATCCCCTCGGGCGGTGTACCAGAACATCACCCCCGGCAACTCCTCCGGAAGCACGCGTTGCGCCCGATAGCGCGCATCGAACTCCCTCCCTTTCTCCCGATGCACTCGGCGGGTACTGTCGGTATCGAGGGACATCCAGCCTTCGTAGCTCTGCAGCAGACTCCACGAGGACACCGAGTCGGGGTACAGGCGCACCATCCGGCGCACCGTGGCGAGTCCTTCCTCCCAACTGCGCCCCATCATGTCGGCGGCCCGCTGCCTCAGTGCCGCCCATGTCGGCGCACCGCCTTCACCGGCCTGCATCACTTCCCAGGCCCGACCGCCAAAATCATCCACCACACGGCCAGCGATGTCTTCCACTGCCAGTGCAGCGTACACCACACTGTCCGGCAATGTGAACCGCCCCACATAGGTCGCGTCTTTTTCGCGCTGCAGGGTGGCCAGCGCCACCACGGGAATGCCGGTCTCGTACTCCTCGGCGTCCTGCACGCGGATACGCGCCCGGAGTTGCAACGACGGTGGCTTTCCCAGCAGTCCGGCCGAGATGTACTGCACCGTGACCGATTGTCCTGGCCGGGGCGTCGTGGACGACAGATGCAGTGTACCGGAGATGACACCGGCTTCCACCGGCTGCGGTGGTCGAAGCAGCGCGAAGAGCGCCACACCCGTGGCCGCGGCGCCGCCGACCCAACGGGGCCACCCACGCGACACGGCATGTCGCACAGGTGTATCCTCGTCCTCGGACATCACGCCCGGTCCGGCGTCGATGGCGACCAGCAGTGTCGGCATGGTGCGCAGA
The DNA window shown above is from Gemmatimonas aurantiaca and carries:
- a CDS encoding TlpA disulfide reductase family protein; this encodes MAFDPAFERQLETSLEAMRRMEPEPDPGLRERILVSRASGLRTMPTLLVAIDAGPGVMSEDEDTPVRHAVSRGWPRWVGGAAATGVALFALLRPPQPVEAGVISGTLHLSSTTPRPGQSVTVQYISAGLLGKPPSLQLRARIRVQDAEEYETGIPVVALATLQREKDATYVGRFTLPDSVVYAALAVEDIAGRVVDDFGGRAWEVMQAGEGGAPTWAALRQRAADMMGRSWEEGLATVRRMVRLYPDSVSSWSLLQSYEGWMSLDTDSTRRVHREKGREFDARYRAQRVLPEELPGVMFWYTARGDSTLGEYWRTRLLAEAPRSELGAQERLIVTLRALWKSADTAAALSALETQWADVPPKRHAQVAGAALELVPRIESAAPTFERWTERLRMAQPRVGSERLINERLIAVRALEYRRTRQAGLDRLRELARRWYADSALTRRLWEDRASYLRRAAAAPREPLLALGKALAADGQLVAARDTLRLAAEAGWNTTAFRAYAQVLQQLGDVSGARRQWARVAADPGTSPVVVDSLTRRLSAEVGDSAWRVLLHEARGILGTTVMKDAQLRHIEDLTLTRIDGATTRLSEQQGAVGTVVVFWSKDCGPAIEALPVLQQAGARFKDFGFRVITVAEQATRDVQLDRQIADHRFTLPVYLDRDGRVNKAFNNWGTPQIFLLDRHSRLVFRATSDVDRALLQAYAMSTVQRPLAN